One genomic segment of Mastomys coucha isolate ucsf_1 unplaced genomic scaffold, UCSF_Mcou_1 pScaffold22, whole genome shotgun sequence includes these proteins:
- the LOC116104676 gene encoding cytochrome P450 2D10-like, translated as MELLTGTGLWPVAIFTVIFILLVDLMHRRQRWNYRYPPGPVPWPVLGNLFQVDLDNMPYSLYKLQKRYGNVFSLQMAWKPMVVINGLKAMQKVLVTCGEDTADRPPVPIFEYLGLKPGSQGVVLAPYGPEWQEQRRFSVSTLRNFGLGKKSLEQWVTKEAGHLCDAFTDQGGQSFNPSTLLNKAVCNVISSLIFARRFEYEDPYLIRILKIQEESLTEVTGFIPEVLNAFPILLHIPGLADKVFQGRNTFMAILDNLLTENRTTWNPAQPPRNFIDAFLAEIEKAKGNPESSFNDENLRMVVANLFTAGMVTTSNTLSWALLLMILHPDVQCRVQEEIDEVIGQVRHPEMADQARMPYTNAVIHEVQRFGDIAPLSLPRITSRDIEVQDFLIPKGTILLPNMSSVLKDETAWEKPLRFHPEHFLDAKGHFVKHEAFMPFSADNGALWNVKQGLQG; from the exons ATGGAGCTGCTGACTGGGACTGGCCTGTGGCCTGTGGCCATATTCACAGTCATCTTCATATTACTGGTGGATCTGATGCACCGGCGCCAGCGATGGAATTATCGCTACCCACCAGGTCCTGTGCCATGGCCTGTGCTGGGTAACCTGTTCCAGGTGGACCTAGATAACATGCCATACAGCTTGTACAAG CTTCAAAAACGCTATGGTAACGTGTTCAGCCTACAGATGGCTTGGAAGCCTATGGTTGTGATCAACGGACTGAAGGCAATGCAGAAAGTGCTGGTGACCTGTGGAGAGGACACTGCTGACCGCCCTCCAGTGCCCATCTTTGAGTACCTGGGTTTGAAGCCTGGGTCCCAAG GTGTGGTCCTTGCACCTTATGGGCCTGAGTGGCAAGAACAGAGGCGATTCTCTGTATCCACCCTGCGCAACTTTGGCCTGGGCAAGAAATCTCTGGAGCAGTGGGTGACCAAGGAGGCTGGCCACTTGTGTGACGCCTTTACCGACCAGGGTG GGCAgtccttcaatcccagcaccttgCTGAACAAAGCCGTGTGCAATGTGATCTCGTCTCTCATTTTCGCCCGTCGCTTTGAATATGAAGACCCTTACCTCATCAGGATACTGAAAATACAGGAAGAAAGCTTGACAGAAGTCACAGGCTTCATtcctgag GTTCTTAATGCATTCCCAATACTCCTGCACATCCCAGGGCTGGCTGACAAGGTCTTCCAAGGTCGAAATACCTTCATGGCCATACTGGATAACCTGCTGACTGAGAATAGGACCACCTGGAACCCTGCCCAGCCACCTCGAAATTTTATTGATGCCTTTCTGGCAGAGATAGAAAAG GCCAAGGGGAATCCTGAGAGCAGCTTCAATGATGAGAACCTGCGTATGGTGGTTGCTAATCTATTCACTGCAGGGATGGTAACCACCTCAAACACACTGTCCTGGGCCCTGCTGCTCATGATCCTGCATCCGGATGTGCAGT GCAGAGTCCAAGAGGAAATCGATGAGGTCATAGGGCAGGTGAGGCATCCAGAGATGGCAGACCAGGCCCGCATGCCCTACACCAATGCTGTCATTCATGAGGTGCAGCGCTTTGGGGACATTGCTCCATTGTCTTTGCCACGCATCACAAGTCGTGACATTGAAGTGCAGGACTTCCTCATCCCCAAG GGGACGATCCTCCTGCCCAACATGTCCTCGGTGCTGAAGGATGAGACTGCCTGGGAGAAGCCCCTCCGCTTCCATCCTGAACATTTCCTGGATGCCAAGGGCCACTTTGTAAAGCATGAGGCCTTCATGCCATTCTCAGCAG ATAACGGGGCCCTCTGGAATGTTAAGCAAGGGCTTCAAGGCTGA